One region of Elephas maximus indicus isolate mEleMax1 chromosome 23, mEleMax1 primary haplotype, whole genome shotgun sequence genomic DNA includes:
- the TRIM42 gene encoding tripartite motif-containing protein 42, protein METAMCVCSPCCTWQRCCPRLCSCLCCKFLFTSERNCTCFPCPYKDERNCQCCHCTCSENPNCHWCCCSWANDPNCKCCCTASSNLMCHYYESRCCRNATITFKKGRLKSIRTSSKTALRIGSSDSQIEDITKQIPGKSHLVDHLTCPMCNRLRLHSFMLPCNHCLCEKCLRQLQKHAEVTENFFILICPVCDRSHCMPYTHKMQLPENYLRGRLTKRYMQEHGYLKWRFDRSTGPILCQVCRSRRIAYKRCVTCRLNLCNDCLKTFHSDVAMQDHVFVDTSPEDQDEKICIHHPSSRIVEYCRGDNQLLCHSCKTALHNGHDTISLIDACSERAAALFSAIAKFKAVRYEIDNDLMEFNILKNSFKADKEVKRKEIRNGFLKLRNILQEKEKIIMEQIENLEVARRKEIEKYVYVTTMKVNEMDGLIAYSKEALKETGQVAFLQSAKILVDQIEDGIQSTYRPDPQLRLHSLHCMPLDFAELSSAIHDLFPTGPKKVCSSGDSLHVPYPMHSEMMISRKVTFSTHSLVNQQIYQQSSSLLSLNNPSEKTKGGLEAHGRAQSAAPVKHTDGLYTYWSAAPENQSVHNSSSFHNWYSFNDGSVKTPGPIIIYQTLVYPRAAKVYWTCPTEDVDSFEMEFYEIITSSPNNVQTELCGQIRDIMQQNLELHNLTPNTEYLFKVRAINENGPGQWSEICKVVTPDGRGKNRAKWGLLKNIQSALQKRF, encoded by the exons ATGGAGACTGCTATGTGTGTTTGCTCTCCATGTTGTACATGGCAGAGATGTTGTCCTCGGTTATGCTCCTGTCTGTGCTGCAAGTTCCTCTTCACCTCGGAGCGGAACTGCACCTGCTTCCCCTGCCCCTACAAGGACGAGCGAAACTGCCAATGCTGCCACTGCACCTGCTCCGAGAACCCCAACTGCCACTGGTGCTGCTGCTCTTGGGCCAACGACCCCAACTGCAAGTGCTGTTGCACGGCCAGCAGCAATCTCATGTGCCACTACTACGAGAGCCGCTGCTGCCGCAATGCCACCATCACGTTCAAGAAGGGCCGTCTCAAGAGCATCCGCACTTC TTCCAAGACCGCCTTGCGCATCGGAAGCAGCGATTCCCAAATTGAAGACATCACGAAGCAGATACCAGGAAAGAGCCACCTGGTCGACCATCTCACCTGCCCCATGTGCAACCGGCTGCGCCTGCACTCCTTCATGCTGCCCTGCAACCACTGCCTGTGCGAGAAGTGCCTGCGGCAGCTGCAGAAACACGCCGAGGTCACCGAGAACTTCTTCATCCTCATCTGCCCTGTGTGCGACCGCTCGCACTGCATGCCGTACACTCACAAGATGCAGCTGCCCGAGAACTACCTGCGCGGGCGCCTCACCAAGCGCTACATGCAGGAGCACGGCTACCTCAAGTGGCGTTTCGACCGCTCCACCGGGCCCATCCTCTGCCAGGTCTGCCGCAGCCGGCGCATCGCCTACAAGCGCTGCGTCACCTGCCGCCTCAACCTGTGCAACGACTGCCTCAAGACCTTCCATTCGGACGTGGCCATGCAGGACCACGTCTTCGTAGATACCAGCCCCGAGGACCAGGACGAGAAGATCTGCATCCACCACCCGTCCAGCCGCATCGTCGAGTACTGCCGTGGCGACAACCAGCTTCTCTGCCACTCCTGCAAGACTGCCTTGCACAACGGCCACGACACCATCAGCCTCATTGACGCCTGCTCCGAGAGGGCCGCTGCGCTCTTCAGCGCCATCGCCAAGTTCAAAGCAG TCCGATATGAAATTGATAATGACCTGATGgaattcaacattttaaaaaacagctttaaAGCTGACAAGGAGGTAAAGCGAAAGGAGATCAGAAACGGATTTCTCAAGCTGCGCAACATTCttcaggagaaagagaaaatcatCATGGAGCAGATAGAGAACCTGGAAGTGGCCAGGCGGAAGGAGATTGAAAAATACGTGTATGTCACCACCATGAAAGTGAACGAAATGGATGGCCTGATTGCCTACTCCAAGGAGGCCCTAAAGGAGACGGGCCAAGTGGCATTCCTGCAGTCAGCCAAGATTCTGGTGGACCAGATCGAGGATGGCATTCAGAGCACCTACAGGCCTGACCCACAGCTCCGGCTGCACTCCTTGCACTGCATGCCCTTGGACTTTGCTGAGCTCTCAAGTGCCATCCATGATCTCTTCCCCACGGGACCCAAGAAGGTATGCTCCTCAGGGGACTCCTTGCACGTTCCCTACCCCATGCACTCGGAAATGATGATTTCCAGGAAGGTCACGTTCAGCACCCACAGCTTAGTCAACCAGCAGATATACCAGCAAAGCTCGTCCTTGTTGTCCCTCAACAACCCCAGCGAGAAGACCAAGGGGGGTCTGGAGGCCCATGGGCGAGCCCAGTCTGCCGCACCTGTTAAACATACAGATGGCCTCTACACCTACTGGAGTGCAGCCCCGGAAAACCAGTCTGTGCATAACAGCAGCAGCTTCCACAACTGGTACTCATTCAATGATGGCTCTGTGAAGACACCAGGCCCAATTATTATCTACCAAACTCTGGTATATCCTAGAGCAGCCAAG GTTTACTGGACATGCCCAACGGAAGACGTGGACTCTTTTGAGATGGAATTCTATGAAATCATTACTTCCTCTCCCAACAATGTGCAGACAGAGCTCTGTGGACAAATTCGGGACATAATGCAGCAGAATCTAGAACTGCACAACCTGACCCCGAACACCGAGTATCTGTTTAAAGTTAGAGCCATCAACGAGAATGGGCCTGGGCAATGGAGTGAAATCTGCAAG